The following proteins come from a genomic window of Lolium rigidum isolate FL_2022 chromosome 5, APGP_CSIRO_Lrig_0.1, whole genome shotgun sequence:
- the LOC124652208 gene encoding fatty acid desaturase DES3-like, with protein MAAAAMRQRQEQEASCKATEDHRSDFDAAKPPPFRIGDVRAAVPAHCWRKSPLRSLSYVARDVVVVAALAAAAWWVDSPAVWPLYWAVQGTMFWALFVLGHDCGHGSFSDSGTLNSVVGHLLHTFILVPYNGWRISHRTHHQNHGHIEKDESWHPITERLYQKLEARTKKLRFSVPFPLLAFPVYLWYRSPGKTGSHFNPSSGLFTPKERLDVIISTTCWFTMIGLLIGMACVFGPVPVLKLYGVPYVVFVMWLDLVTYLHHHGHDDLPWYRGEEWSYLRGGLTTVDRDYGWINNIHHDIGTHVIHHLFPQIPHYHLVEATKAASPVLGRYYRVPEKSGPLPVHLASVLLKSLRVDHFVSDVGDVVFYQTDPSLSGDNWTGTDKHK; from the exons ATGGCCGCGGCGGCAATGAGGCAGCGGCAGGAGCAGGAGGCCAGCTGCAAGGCCACCGAGGACCACCGCTCCGACTTCGACGCCGCCAAGCCGCCGCCTTTCCGCATCGGCGACGTGCGCGCCGCCGTGCCCGCCCACTGCTGGCGCAAGAGCCCCCTCCGCTCCCTCTCCTACGTCGcgcgcgacgtcgtcgtcgtcgcggccCTCGCAGCCGCCGCCTGGTGGGTCGACAGCCCGGCCGTGTGGCCGCTCTACTGGGCCGTCCAGGGCACCATGTTCTGGGCGCTCTTCGTCCTCGGACACGACTG CGGTCACGGGAGCTTCTCCGACAGCGGCACGCTCAACAGCGTCGTCGGCCACCTGCTgcacaccttcatcctcgtcccctACAATGGCTG GAGGATCAGCCACAGGACGCACCATCAGAACCATGGCCACATCGAAAAGGACGAGTCATGGCACCCG ATCACCGAGAGGTTGTACCAGAAACTGGAAGCGCGGACCAAGAAACTACGCTTCTCAGTACCATTCCCGCTTCTGGCTTTCCCTGTCTACCTC TGGTACAGAAGCCCTGGCAAGACCGGCTCGCACTTCAACCCGAGCAGCGGTCTGTTCACTCCCAAGGAGAGGCTTGACGTGATCATCTCCACCACCTGCTGGTTCACGATGATCGGGCTGCTCATCGGCATGGCGTGCGTGTTCGGCCCGGTACCGGTGCTCAAGCTGTACGGGGTTCCATATGTT GTGTTTGTGATGTGGCTTGATTTGGTGACCtatcttcaccaccatggtcatGACGACCTTCCTTGGTACCGCGGCGAG GAATGGAGCTACCTCCGTGGTGGTCTGACGACCGTGGACCGGGACTACGGGTGGATCAACAACATCCACCATGACATTGGCACCCATGTCATCCACCACCTCTTCCCCCAAATACCTCACTACCATCTAGTAGAAGCG ACCAAAGCGGCGAGCCCAGTATTGGGTAGATACTACCGGGTGCCTGAGAAGTCAGGTCCGCTGCCAGTTCATCTTGCCAGCGTCCTCCTCAAGAGCTTAAGAGTTGATCACTTTGTCAGTGACGTGGGAGATGTGGTCTTCTACCAAACTGACCCCAGCTTGAGCGGCGACAACTGGACCGGAACTGACAAGCACAAGTGA
- the LOC124651724 gene encoding jasmonate-induced oxygenase 4-like produces MASSNPLEWPEAVVPVQTLSGSGMSTVPRQYIKPPSERPSGSTNDPNLKIPVIDLASFSNAPDHHQAMLEIVADACKDWGFFQVVNHDVDMEVVKRMRGAWREFFALPMEEKKVYANLPVTYEGYGSRLGVEKEAILDWNDYYFLNLFPSDIRNLDKWPKIPTDLRETTEKYACQLISLCQVLLKAVSSSLGLEEDYLLSAFGGTDGISATMRANYYPRCPQPELTLGISAHSDPGGITLLLADDNVEGTQVRKGDSWVTVQPVPGSFLVNVGDQIQILSNGRYRSVEHRALANSDEDRHTIAFFCNPRGDLPIAPASELVHPESLALYQKAVTFNDYRKYIRTKGPSGRMQIQSINSTMQPEPAA; encoded by the exons ATGGCAAGTAGCAATCCGCTTGAATGGCCAGAAGCCGTTGTACCAGTGCAAACTCTTTCTGGCTCTGGTATGAGCACCGTGCCACGACAGTACATCAAGCCTCCATCTGAGCGTCCTAGTGGTAGCACAAATGATCCTAATCTTAAAATCCCAGTTATCGATCTTGCTAGCTTCTCTAATGCTCCTGACCATCACCAAGCAATGCTAGAAATAGTAGCCGATGCATGTAAGGACTGGGGTTTCTTCCAGGTAGTAAACCATGATGTGGACATGGAAGTTGTGAAGAGGATGAGAGGTGCATGGAGGGAGTTCTTTGCCCTccccatggaagagaagaaggtatATGCAAACTTACCAGTAACATATGAGGGGTATGGGAGCCGCCTTGGAGTTGAGAAAGAGGCAATCTTGGACTGGAATGACTATTACTTCCTCAATCTTTTCCCAAGTGATATCAGGAATCTTGACAAGTGGCCAAAGATTCCTACTGACCTGAG GGAAACCACTGAGAAATATGCATGCCAATTGATAAGTCTCTGTCAAGTCTTGCTCAAGGCTGTGTCCAGTAGCTTAGGATTGGAGGAGGACTACCTCCTTAGTGCTTTTGGTGGCACTGATGGCATCTCGGCTACCATGCGCGCAAACTACTACCCTAGATGCCCACAGCCTGAGCTCACTCTTGGTATCTCGGCTCACTCTGACCCTGGTGGTATTACCTTGCTCCTCGCTGATGATAACGTCGAGGGGACACAGGTACGCAAGGGAGACTCATGGGTCACTGTGCAACCAGTTCCTGGTTCCTTCCTCGTGAACGTTGGTGATCAGATTCAG ATCCTGAGCAACGGGCGGTACAGGAGTGTGGAGCACCGTGCGCTGGCCAACTCCGATGAGGACCGCCACACCATCGCCTTCTTCTGCAACCCTCGTGGAGACCTCCCCATCGCCCCGGCAAGCGAGCTCGTCCACCCGGAGTCACTGGCGCTGTACCAGAAGGCCGTCACTTTCAATGACTATCGCAAGTACATACGCACCAAGGGTCCTAGCGGCAGGATGCAGATCCAGTCCATCAACAGCACCATGCAGCCAGAGCCTGCAGCTTGA
- the LOC124654768 gene encoding monothiol glutaredoxin-S12, chloroplastic-like: MAFSTATSTCATAAAASLRLLPAPATPSSRTLRFPPTPRRAPRVLLSVSALSKLSEASPVPIPQEPTQNLPDEDTLPSRPGVYGVFDPAGDLQFLGISRNVRASIEGHRRKVPADLCASVKVAIPDEEEPDKSVLTDAWKSWMQEYIAASGKAPPGNVSGNHTWIGPPQRPADLRLTPGRHVQLTVPLEQLIDRLVKENKVVAFIKGSRSAPQCGFSQRVVGILEAHGVDFASVDILDEEHNHGLRETLKTYSNWPTFPQVFVGGELVGGCDIISSMAEKGELADLFQK; this comes from the exons ATGGCTTTCTCCACGGCCACCTCCACCTGCGCCACGGCCGCAGCCGCctccctccgcctcctcccggcgcCGGCCACCCCATCCTCCCGCACTCTCCGCTTCCCGCCCACCCCCCGCCGCGCGCCCCGCGTCCTCTTATCCGTCTCCGCCCTCAGCAAGCTCTCCGAGGCGTCCCCCGTCCCCATCCCGCAGGAGCCTACCCAGAATCTGCCCGACGAGGACACGCTCCCCTCCAGGCCCGGGGTGTACGGCGTGTTCGACCCCGCCGGGGACCTGCAGTTCCTCGGGATCTCGCGGAACGTCAGGGCCAGCATCGAGGGCCACCGCAGGAAGGTGCCGGCCGACCTCTGCGCCTCCGTCAAG GTTGCCATACCAGACGAGGAGGAACCAGATAAAAGTGTCCTGACCGATGCCTGGAAATCATGGATGCAAGAATACATCGCAGCCAGTGGCAAGGCGCCGCCGGGGAACGTGTCCGGGAACCACACCTGGATCGGTCCCCCACAAAGGCCTGCAGACCTGCGTTTGACGCCCGGTCGCCACGTTCAGCTAACTGTGCCGCTCGAACAGCTGATTGACCGGTTAGTGAAGGAGAACAAGGTGGTCGCCTTCATCAAAGGGTCAAGAAGCGCACCACAGTGTGGGTTCTCGCAGAGGGTGGTGGGGATCCTGGAGGCGCATGGGGTTGATTTTGCATCTGTTGATATCCTTGACGAGGAGCACAACCATGGGCTGAGAGAGACCTTGAAGACGTACAGCAACTGGCCAACTTTCCCGCAGGTTTTTGTTGGAGGGGAGCTTGTGGGCGGATGCGATATTATTTCGTCCATGGCTGAAAAGGGGGAGCTTGCTGACCTTTTCCAGAAATAG